A segment of the Gossypium hirsutum isolate 1008001.06 chromosome D10, Gossypium_hirsutum_v2.1, whole genome shotgun sequence genome:
ATCCCGAATTCTTGGCAATAACCTAAGCTCTGCTCCATGATATGTTGCACCTTGCCCTCAGCAACAGATAGATGTCCCTTGGTGGTCTCTAGCTTTCGTTCAGCACTGCCTTTTAGCTGCTCTGCCTCAACAACCCTATTGCGGAGCTCCTCATTCTGCCTCTGTATAACCAAAGGTCCAACCATTTCATCAATTCTCAGCAATGCTTTCAAAAAACGACAAGGAACTATGTGGTCATTATTAAAGATAAAGGTATGAATTAAAAACAAACCTTCAGATCTACAACAAGTTTCATTGCATTTTCATTGGCCACCATAACGCGTTCCTCAGCAATGGAAAGACGTTCCTTGGTGGTCTCTAGTTCCTGTTCCGCACTGCCTTTTAGCTGCTCCACCTCAACAACCCTATTGCGGAGCTCCTCATTCTGCCTCTGTATAACCAATGGTCCAGCCATTTCATCAATTCTCAGTTCAAAAAATGACAAGGAACCATATGGTCGTTATTAAAGATAAAGCTATGAATTACAAAATAACCTTCAGATCTTGAGCAAGTTTCATTGCATTTTCATTGGCCTCCATAGTACGTTGCCTTTGGATTTCCAACTCATCCTCAGCAATGGACAGACGTTCCTTGGTAGTCTCCAGCTCCTGTTCAGCAATGCCTTTCAGCCTCTCCACCTCAACAACCCCATTGTGGAGCTCCTCAGCCTGCATATCTACAATTAATCCAATTGAAGACCGACAAGGAAATATATGGTATCCCTTAAAGGTAAAGGCAAGTTTCAATGCATTTTCATCAGCCTCCATAATCCTTTGCCTTTGGATTTCCACCTTGTCCTCAGCAATGGAAAGACCTCCCTTGGTCTCATCAATCTCTAACAGCCAACATTCAAAGATGCCTTTTAGCCGCTCCATCTCAACAATCCTATTGTCAAACTCCTCATTCTGCCTCTGTATGACAGATTTTCCAACCATTTCATGAATTCCCAGATTTTCCAACCATTTCATGAATTCCCAGCAATGCATTCAAAAAAAGACCAAGAAACTATTTGGTACCTATTAAAGCTAAAGCTAcgaaataccaaaaaaaaaaacaaaaagaccTTCATATCTTCAGCCAGCTCCATAAACTGTTCCTTGTTGGTCTCCCACTCCCATTTATCAATCAGAAtttggcaacattcaaaatcgcCTTTTAGCCAAGCCAGATAAACAATCCTAGTGTGCAGTTCCTCATTCAGCCTCTGAATAAATCATGATCCAACCATTTCATCAAGTTTCAGCAATGCATTCAAAAAAACAAGGAACCATGTCGCATCTATTAAGATAATAGTCTGAATTACAAATAAACCTTCAGATCTTCAGCTAGtttcattgcattttcatcagCCTTGTTTCGTGCCGAAGCATCCAATTCTAGTGCAATATTTTGTAAGGAGTTCTGAAAGAAGAACTATATATGTTAGTTTCCCAATAACTCTTACAAAACAAACCTTCAGCCGAGTCTGAACACAGGTACAAAGATATGACCCTTCAGGTACAGTTAGAAAAAACGAATATATTTATGTCAAACACAAACATAGCCATAGACACTTGCACCCAAATCCAAGTAACATATATATCTACCATATGTGACAAAGCATTTATATGTCATGACTACCATGATTAGATCAACGGGTTAGTCACCTGTTCCTTAAGCATCGGTAACCGATCAACAATGTCCCAGTCGATCACTAGCTTAGTCACCTGTTCCTTAGTCAAGATGAGCGATTTTTGAACATTGCCTATGAAGTTGATCTGTAGCTCAAACATCAGCCGGTGAATCACATTGTTAGCTTGGCGATATAGCTCAGCTCCCCTAGCCTTATGCTCCTGAAACATAAGATTAAGCTGCTGCCACTATTAACCAGGCATCAACAATCATATTGAAGGCATCTATCGGGCGTATAAAATTagatttttccaagtttttctatatatttggaCGAACCTTTTGAGTTCATATAATATATCCAAGT
Coding sequences within it:
- the LOC107914966 gene encoding uncharacterized protein isoform X1 yields the protein MATLGLLNAKAEPATCNAPAPAQAVIEGAVAEGERCSTIPSSTKGGQSSSREHKARGAELYRQANNVIHRLMFELQINFIGNVQKSLILTKEQVTKLVIDWDIVDRLPMLKEQNSLQNIALELDASARNKADENAMKLAEDLKRLNEELHTRIVYLAWLKGDFECCQILIDKWEWETNKEQFMELAEDMKRQNEEFDNRIVEMERLKGIFECWLLEIDETKGGLSIAEDKVEIQRQRIMEADENALKLAFTFKGYHIFPCRSSIGLIVDMQAEELHNGVVEVERLKGIAEQELETTKERLSIAEDELEIQRQRTMEANENAMKLAQDLKRQNEELRNRVVEVEQLKGSAEQELETTKERLSIAEERVMVANENAMKLVVDLKRQNEELRNRVVEAEQLKGSAERKLETTKGHLSVAEGKVQHIMEQSLGYCQEFGMHALSAVQLVHGPLDLSMMNFGLIKELPEGFDPICPDGVAIERWKQTINMDEVINVTLGPVVDAADVTALGHEEEYKQCKEKGATRLSCSRSPSAKRSSHQHLGCKDKLHAEGARSSKKCLRKW
- the LOC107914966 gene encoding protein INVOLVED IN DE NOVO 2 isoform X4, with the translated sequence MATLGLLNAKAEPATCNAPAPAQAVIEGAVAEGERCSTIPSSTKGGQSSSREHKARGAELYRQANNVIHRLMFELQINFIGNVQKSLILTKEQVTKLVIDWDIVDRLPMLKEQNSLQNIALELDASARNKADENAMKLAEDLKRLNEELHTRIVYLAWLKGDFECCQILIDKWEWETNKEQFMELAEDMKAEELHNGVVEVERLKGIAEQELETTKERLSIAEDELEIQRQRTMEANENAMKLAQDLKRQNEELRNRVVEVEQLKGSAEQELETTKERLSIAEERVMVANENAMKLVVDLKRQNEELRNRVVEAEQLKGSAERKLETTKGHLSVAEGKVQHIMEQSLGYCQEFGMHALSAVQLVHGPLDLSMMNFGLIKELPEGFDPICPDGVAIERWKQTINMDEVINVTLGPVVDAADVTALGHEEEYKQCKEKGATRLSCSRSPSAKRSSHQHLGCKDKLHAEGARSSKKCLRKW
- the LOC107914966 gene encoding uncharacterized protein isoform X3 → MFELQINFIGNVQKSLILTKEQVTKLVIDWDIVDRLPMLKEQNSLQNIALELDASARNKADENAMKLAEDLKRLNEELHTRIVYLAWLKGDFECCQILIDKWEWETNKEQFMELAEDMKRQNEEFDNRIVEMERLKGIFECWLLEIDETKGGLSIAEDKVEIQRQRIMEADENALKLAFTFKGYHIFPCRSSIGLIVDMQAEELHNGVVEVERLKGIAEQELETTKERLSIAEDELEIQRQRTMEANENAMKLAQDLKRQNEELRNRVVEVEQLKGSAEQELETTKERLSIAEERVMVANENAMKLVVDLKRQNEELRNRVVEAEQLKGSAERKLETTKGHLSVAEGKVQHIMEQSLGYCQEFGMHALSAVQLVHGPLDLSMMNFGLIKELPEGFDPICPDGVAIERWKQTINMDEVINVTLGPVVDAADVTALGHEEEYKQCKEKGATRLSCSRSPSAKRSSHQHLGCKDKLHAEGARSSKKCLRKW
- the LOC107914966 gene encoding uncharacterized protein isoform X2 gives rise to the protein MATLGLLNAKAEPATCNAPAPAQAVIEGAVAEGERCSTIPSSTKGGQSSSREHKARGAELYRQANNVIHRLMFELQINFIGNVQKSLILTKEQNSLQNIALELDASARNKADENAMKLAEDLKRLNEELHTRIVYLAWLKGDFECCQILIDKWEWETNKEQFMELAEDMKRQNEEFDNRIVEMERLKGIFECWLLEIDETKGGLSIAEDKVEIQRQRIMEADENALKLAFTFKGYHIFPCRSSIGLIVDMQAEELHNGVVEVERLKGIAEQELETTKERLSIAEDELEIQRQRTMEANENAMKLAQDLKRQNEELRNRVVEVEQLKGSAEQELETTKERLSIAEERVMVANENAMKLVVDLKRQNEELRNRVVEAEQLKGSAERKLETTKGHLSVAEGKVQHIMEQSLGYCQEFGMHALSAVQLVHGPLDLSMMNFGLIKELPEGFDPICPDGVAIERWKQTINMDEVINVTLGPVVDAADVTALGHEEEYKQCKEKGATRLSCSRSPSAKRSSHQHLGCKDKLHAEGARSSKKCLRKW